The following coding sequences lie in one Phragmites australis chromosome 8, lpPhrAust1.1, whole genome shotgun sequence genomic window:
- the LOC133927184 gene encoding aluminum-activated malate transporter 12-like: protein MTLRRSERHPHLTCFRDLSFALVSSSTRLELQAVAMAACGLNSSDKKISLLMRLTAPLKKIGRIPALWERHAWSIGREDPRRAIHALKAGTALALVSLLYILEPFFKGIGKNAMWAVMTVVVVLEFTAGATICKGLNRGLGTVMAGSLAFLIELVAARSGKVFRAFFVGASVFLIGFAATYLRFFPSIKKNYDYGVVIFLLTFNLITVSSFREEDVMPLARDRLSTIAIGCAICLFMSLLVLPNWSGEDLHNCTVRKFEGLATSIEACVNEYFREKDKDGNVLDEQAAGASIGIGYRAVLDSKSSDETLAHYASWEPRHSMRCYSYPWQKYVKLGSVLRHFAYTVAALHGCLESEIQTPPSVRSLFRDPCTRVAREVAKVLQELALSIRSHRRCAPDVLSDHLHEALQDLNSAIRSQPRLFLGSKHACAANRRMLMELNSGKHTASRATLHSFKTDTASLSERKNTKTDQPPERNERSMLRPTLSKIAITSLEFSEALSFAAFASLLVEMVVRLELVIEEVKNLEGAANFREFTGHDHLIIDLTNQEKMRNTNGAPLYPVSTAAE from the exons ATGACCTTACGCCGCAGTGAGAGGCATCCGCATCTCACTTGCTTCAGAGATTTATCTTTTGCATTGGTATCTTCATCTACACGCCTTGAGCTTCAGGCCGTGGCAATGGCTGCTTGTGGTCTGAATTCCAGCGACAAGAAAATTAGTCTGCTGATGCGGCTTACTGCGCCATTGAAGAAAATAGGCAGGATTCCTGCTTTGTGGGAAAGACACGCATGGAGTATCGGAAGAGAAGATCCAAGGAGAGCTATTCATGCTCTTAAGGCTGGGACAGCTCTCGCACTGGTCTCGCTCTTGTATATACTGGAACCTTTCTTCAAAGGAATCGGAAAGAATGCAATGTGGGCTGTCATGACCGTAGTTGTCGTGCTTGAATTCACTgcag GAGCAACCATATGCAAAGGCCTGAATAGAGGGTTAGGAACGGTAATGGCAGGCTCTCTAGCATTTCTCATTGAACTTGTAGCAGCGAGATCCGGGAAGGTTTTCCGTGCTTTCTTCGTGGGAGCTTCGGTCTTTCTGATAG GATTCGCTGCCACATATCTGAGATTCTTCCCGTCGATTAAGAAGAACTACGATTATGGGGTAGTGATTTTTCTGCTAACCTTCAATCTGATAACAGTGTCAAGCTTCCGCGAAGAGGATGTGATGCCTTTAGCGAGAGATCGCCTAAGTACTATCGCCATTGGGTGCGCAATATGTCTTTTCATGAGCCTCTTGGTATTGCCAAACTGGTCTGGAGAAGACCTCCACAATTGTACTGTTCGCAAATTTGAAGGATTAGCAACATCAATTGAAG CTTGTGTGAATGAGTATTTCCGAGAAAAAGACAAGGACGGTAACGTTCTTGATGAGCAGGCAGCAGGAGCTTCCATTGGCATCGGTTATAGAGCAGTCTTGGACTCAAAATCAAGTGATGAGACCCTA GCACACTATGCAAGCTGGGAGCCAAGACACTCGATGCGTTGCTATAGTTACCCGTGGCAAAAGTATGTGAAGCTCGGATCCGTACTCAGGCACTTTGCATATACTGTTGCTGCGCTTCATGGATGTCTAGAATCTGAGATTCAG ACTCCGCCATCCGTGAGATCGCTGTTCCGAGATCCATGCACAAGAGTTGCTCGAGAAGTAGCCAAGGTTCTGCAGGAGCTTGCACTAAGCATAAGAAGCCACCGTCGCTGTGCCCCTGATGTGCTATCCGATCATCTTCACGAAGCGCTTCAGGATCTGAACTCGGCTATAAGATCACAGCCACGGCTCTTTCTCGGCTCCAAACATGCATGTGCTGCCAACAGACGTATGCTGATGGAACTAAACTCTGGGAAGCATACGGCGTCAAGAGCTACTCTTCATTCATTCAAGACTGATACAGCATCACTATCAGAAAGAAAGAACACCAAGACAGATCAACCACCGGAGCGCAATGAGAGGAGCATGTTACGGCCGACACTTAGTAAGATCGCCATCACGAGCCTTGAGTTTTCTGAAGCACTTTCATTCGCCGCATTTGCGTCATTGCTGGTAGAGATGGTAGTACGACTGGAGCTGGTTATAGAGGAAGTGAAGAACCTGGAGGGAGCCGCGAACTTCAGAGAGTTCACTGGGCATGATCATCTGATCATTGATCTCACCAACCAGGAGAAGATGAGAAACACTAATGGTGCACCATTATACCCAGTTTCTACTGCAGCTGAGTAA
- the LOC133927185 gene encoding thioredoxin O, mitochondrial-like codes for MARRLCRLPRFFPLAAAASKPHPHLVPFALNPNPAPLLPSFSRPPPSLPTLSRLFSSSAGGSSMVVVGSADSFTSVLSKVQDEKLPAVFYYTAVWCGPCRAIAPVISKLSSRYPNIPVYKVDIDMEGLGSKLGDLKIFSVPTFHFYHKGQKTSEIVGADVKKLEAAMESLHKQQ; via the exons ATGGCTCGCCGACTCTGCCGTCTCCCTCGCTTCttccccctcgccgccgccgcctccaagccccacccccacctcgTCCCCTTCGCCTTAAACCCTAACCCCGCTCCTCTGCTCCCGTCCTTCTCGCGGCCGCCGCCTTCGCTTCCCACTCTCTCtcgcctcttctcctcctccgcgg GTGGTTCCAGCATGGTGGTCGTCGGATCGGCGGACTCCTTCACCAGCGTCCTCTCCAAGGTGCAAG ATGAGAAGCTACCGGCTGTGTTCTACTACACTGCGGTGTGGTGCGGGCCGT GTAGGGCGATTGCACCTGTGATATCAAAGCTGAGCAGCCGGTATCCTAATATACCTGTGTATAAAGTTGACATTGACATG GAAGGATTAGGAAGCAAACTGGGTGATCTCAAAATATTCTCGGTG CCTACGTTCCATTTCTATCACAAAGGTCAGAAGACTAGTGAGATAGTGGGTGCTGATGTTAAAAAACTTGAAGCTGCCATGGAAAGTCTCCACAA GCAACAGTAG